One window from the genome of Streptomyces cadmiisoli encodes:
- a CDS encoding serine/threonine-protein kinase codes for MDHQDKASPDSGDERLVAGRYRLLSRLGEGGMGVVWRARDESLHREVAVKEVRAPVGLAEVQVERMYTRLEREAWAAARISSRGVVTVHDVATHDGRPWIIMEFVRGRSLADAIVSQGALPPREAARIGAEVLAALRAAHDAGVLHRDVKPGNVLLSDDGRVVLTDFGIAAVEGDTALTMTGEVVGSPEYLAPERALGQNPGAASDLWSLGALLYATVEGRSPFRRTSALATLRAVVDDELPEPHRAGPLASVIKGLMHKDPVVRMTAEQAGEELRLAAADIAASGSTVPSPTVGLPSPTEEVRPTVQQTAVGQPTAVSPLDETVPPASAEAPTAAAAGTVIRDPRLPVPEPETTSKAEAPTADGARPTAGDTAPGQPRVPGIAQTATAESGSPTPGAPAETSNAPTAQGPAAPGAPSSSTAPHHPAEATAQSPSAFGAPPSMSEPTVAAPAFHSPAAPEQVIGAGEPGSGPARKGRRTGYVIAAAAAAVVVLAGGIGYALMDRGDGEKGDASPTPTGQARDTATEAAGSGPDDKNEEPVSVTVTGSATTYVGDCPPADSQAPVFTATFKVSELPVQFSYRWVSSNGTVIDRQWRTLAFREDSSPTHKETVRLSTYAREGTLSSDMAVEIKSPFDAVSNSVPFSVTCDAAKGH; via the coding sequence ATGGACCACCAGGACAAGGCGTCGCCGGACTCGGGTGACGAACGACTGGTCGCCGGTCGTTACCGCTTGCTGTCCCGGCTCGGCGAGGGCGGAATGGGCGTCGTCTGGCGCGCCCGCGACGAGTCACTGCATCGCGAGGTCGCCGTCAAGGAGGTACGTGCTCCCGTCGGGCTGGCCGAGGTGCAGGTCGAGCGGATGTACACCCGCCTGGAGCGGGAGGCATGGGCGGCGGCGCGCATCAGCTCCCGCGGTGTGGTGACCGTCCACGACGTGGCCACCCATGACGGCCGGCCCTGGATCATCATGGAGTTCGTCCGCGGCCGCTCGCTGGCCGACGCGATCGTCTCCCAGGGTGCCCTCCCACCGCGGGAAGCCGCGCGCATAGGTGCCGAGGTGCTGGCCGCGCTGCGCGCGGCGCATGACGCGGGAGTGCTGCACCGCGATGTGAAACCGGGCAACGTCCTGCTCTCCGACGACGGCCGGGTCGTGCTCACCGACTTCGGCATCGCCGCCGTGGAGGGGGATACCGCGCTGACGATGACCGGCGAGGTCGTCGGCTCCCCCGAGTACCTGGCACCGGAGCGGGCCCTGGGCCAGAACCCCGGCGCCGCATCGGACCTGTGGTCCCTCGGCGCGCTCCTCTACGCAACCGTGGAGGGCCGTTCGCCCTTCCGGCGGACCAGTGCTCTGGCCACCCTGCGCGCGGTGGTCGACGACGAGTTGCCCGAGCCGCACCGGGCCGGACCCCTCGCCTCCGTGATCAAGGGTCTGATGCACAAGGACCCCGTCGTTCGGATGACAGCCGAACAGGCCGGGGAGGAACTGCGCCTGGCCGCGGCCGACATCGCTGCCTCCGGTTCCACCGTGCCCTCGCCGACCGTCGGACTGCCCTCGCCGACCGAGGAAGTACGGCCCACCGTGCAGCAGACCGCGGTCGGGCAGCCCACCGCTGTGTCGCCGCTCGACGAGACCGTCCCCCCGGCATCGGCCGAGGCACCCACCGCCGCAGCCGCGGGTACGGTCATCCGCGATCCGCGCCTGCCCGTCCCGGAACCCGAGACGACGTCGAAGGCCGAGGCGCCCACGGCCGACGGAGCCAGGCCCACAGCGGGCGACACCGCCCCGGGACAGCCCCGAGTCCCCGGCATCGCACAGACGGCCACGGCGGAGTCGGGCTCCCCGACTCCGGGCGCTCCGGCGGAGACCTCGAACGCGCCCACCGCGCAGGGCCCTGCCGCCCCCGGCGCGCCCTCCTCTTCCACCGCGCCGCATCACCCGGCGGAGGCCACCGCGCAGTCGCCCTCCGCTTTCGGGGCGCCGCCGTCGATGTCCGAACCGACGGTCGCCGCCCCGGCGTTCCACTCCCCGGCGGCACCCGAGCAGGTGATCGGTGCCGGAGAGCCGGGTTCCGGCCCCGCCCGGAAGGGCCGGCGCACCGGCTATGTGATCGCGGCGGCAGCAGCCGCGGTCGTCGTGCTCGCCGGAGGCATCGGCTACGCGCTGATGGACCGCGGCGACGGCGAGAAGGGCGACGCCTCACCCACGCCCACGGGGCAGGCCCGGGACACCGCCACGGAAGCGGCCGGCAGCGGTCCGGACGACAAGAACGAGGAGCCTGTCTCGGTCACCGTGACGGGCTCGGCGACCACTTACGTCGGCGACTGCCCTCCGGCGGACTCGCAGGCCCCCGTGTTCACCGCGACCTTCAAGGTCTCCGAACTGCCCGTCCAGTTCTCCTACCGGTGGGTCTCGTCGAACGGGACCGTGATCGACCGGCAGTGGCGGACCTTGGCGTTCCGGGAGGACAGCTCTCCGACCCACAAGGAGACCGTGCGGCTGTCGACGTACGCACGGGAGGGAACGCTGAGCAGCGACATGGCTGTGGAGATCAAGTCGCCCTTCGACGCGGTGTCCAACTCCGTGCCGTTCTCGGTGACGTGTGACGCGGCGAAAGGCCACTAA
- a CDS encoding SpoIIE family protein phosphatase has protein sequence MGASDATERGGHDRVDPAAEDRARVLIDAGGVVVGWNSAAERLLDRPADAMLGRPVVDPLDGADPFVPPEAAEDDVLVGLRRTDGAFVPCRIGVRRAGAGEKGARWEVTLTPAGRATSTAELDHALLETLFTVSPVGLYLLDPQLRIIRFNPAAEGMERTSVAEAVGRRPAEVWPSADVENMERVMEQVLATGRPAIGVEKRMRPPGDPEHEHVLSASVFPLVSEQGRVLGLADATVDVTDHHLARERLNVLALAGKRIGSSLDVLDTTRGLAEVSVPGLADSMAVEVLEPVLAGEDLEPGPVRPDTVLRRAACRSRDDAELMAAGVCDGVRPPANAAETLHELEPRIIDPRSALGRRLLAGLRAPRHLVHSLMLVPLVVQSRALGLAMFCRWGDRRPFEQDDVTLAAELALRTAACLDNARRYLRERNSLVALQHAMRSDGLPPRDTLDAAHEYAQAGSGGDWVDVLALSGARVALVAGRVPGRGLETAAAAGRLRAAVHTLSDLDLEPDELLARLDDLARRFSGGNGDGTDHPSQVRDAGRSDDADEAFTTCLYLIYDPVSGRCSVASAGHPWPVLVQPDGTVAALDRPTGAVLRGSGGPFERTDLDLPDNSTLVMYTPGFCQERSDAQVRKRVTELLDGFSGTVRQACGMLIEALIPDRPREDAAVQVARTHTLSSARVKSWDLPSDPSVVSRVRSLVTGQLTTWGMSQAAFTTELIASELVTNAIRYAKPPLNLRLIRSHVLTCEVSDGSSTSPRLRHARITDEGGRGLLLAARFSERWGTRYTDDGKTVWVEQSIPELHRAGDAVRGPGVRS, from the coding sequence ATGGGTGCATCCGATGCCACTGAGCGCGGTGGCCACGACCGGGTGGATCCGGCCGCAGAAGACCGGGCCCGCGTCCTCATCGACGCCGGCGGTGTGGTGGTCGGATGGAACTCCGCAGCCGAACGGCTGCTGGATCGACCCGCGGACGCGATGCTCGGCCGGCCGGTGGTGGACCCGCTCGACGGTGCCGACCCCTTCGTACCGCCGGAGGCTGCCGAGGACGACGTCCTCGTCGGGCTGCGACGCACGGACGGCGCCTTCGTACCGTGCCGCATCGGGGTCCGTCGTGCGGGCGCGGGGGAGAAGGGGGCACGGTGGGAGGTGACGCTCACCCCCGCGGGGCGGGCGACCTCGACGGCGGAACTCGACCACGCTCTCCTGGAGACTCTCTTCACGGTCTCGCCCGTAGGTCTGTACCTCCTCGACCCCCAGCTGCGGATCATCCGGTTCAACCCCGCGGCCGAAGGGATGGAGCGCACCTCGGTCGCGGAAGCAGTCGGCAGACGTCCCGCCGAGGTGTGGCCGAGTGCCGACGTGGAGAACATGGAGCGGGTGATGGAGCAGGTGCTCGCGACGGGACGGCCGGCCATCGGCGTCGAGAAGCGGATGCGTCCACCAGGAGACCCTGAGCACGAGCACGTCCTGTCGGCCTCCGTTTTTCCGCTGGTGAGCGAGCAGGGCCGGGTGCTGGGCCTCGCTGACGCCACCGTGGACGTCACCGACCACCACCTGGCGCGGGAGCGGCTGAATGTGCTCGCGCTGGCCGGCAAGCGGATCGGTTCGAGCCTCGACGTGCTGGACACCACCCGGGGCCTGGCCGAGGTGTCCGTGCCGGGGCTGGCCGACAGCATGGCGGTGGAGGTGCTCGAGCCGGTCCTCGCCGGAGAGGATCTCGAGCCCGGCCCCGTACGGCCCGACACCGTGCTGCGGCGCGCGGCCTGCCGGTCGCGGGACGACGCGGAGCTCATGGCGGCCGGCGTCTGCGACGGCGTCCGCCCACCGGCGAACGCTGCCGAGACCCTCCATGAACTCGAGCCGCGCATCATCGATCCGCGCAGTGCCCTCGGGCGCCGTCTGCTCGCGGGCCTGCGGGCTCCCCGGCACCTGGTGCACTCCCTGATGCTCGTACCCCTGGTGGTCCAGAGCCGGGCTCTCGGGCTCGCCATGTTCTGTCGCTGGGGCGATCGCAGGCCCTTCGAACAAGACGATGTGACGCTGGCCGCGGAACTGGCCCTGCGCACCGCGGCCTGTCTCGACAACGCCCGCCGGTACCTGCGGGAGCGCAACTCCCTGGTGGCGCTGCAGCACGCCATGCGTTCGGACGGCCTCCCGCCCCGGGACACCCTGGACGCGGCGCACGAGTACGCGCAGGCGGGCAGCGGCGGCGACTGGGTCGACGTCCTCGCCCTCTCCGGAGCGCGGGTGGCTCTCGTCGCGGGCCGTGTGCCCGGCCGAGGCCTGGAGACCGCGGCGGCCGCGGGGCGCCTGCGCGCGGCCGTGCACACGCTGTCGGACCTGGACCTGGAGCCGGACGAACTGCTCGCCCGACTCGACGACCTGGCACGTCGGTTCAGCGGGGGAAACGGCGACGGAACGGACCATCCCTCGCAGGTGCGGGACGCCGGGCGGTCCGACGACGCCGACGAGGCGTTCACGACGTGCTTGTACCTGATCTACGACCCGGTGTCGGGGCGCTGCTCGGTCGCCAGCGCGGGCCACCCCTGGCCGGTGCTCGTGCAGCCGGACGGGACCGTCGCCGCCCTGGACCGTCCCACGGGTGCCGTCCTGCGCGGTTCCGGCGGACCTTTCGAGAGGACCGACCTGGACCTCCCCGACAACTCGACATTGGTCATGTATACGCCGGGCTTCTGCCAGGAACGGTCCGATGCCCAGGTCCGCAAGCGTGTGACCGAGTTGCTGGACGGCTTCTCCGGAACCGTGCGCCAGGCGTGCGGGATGCTGATCGAAGCGCTGATCCCGGACCGTCCCCGCGAAGACGCCGCCGTACAGGTCGCGCGGACGCACACGCTGAGTTCGGCCCGGGTCAAGTCGTGGGACCTGCCCAGTGATCCGTCGGTGGTCTCCAGGGTCCGGTCGCTCGTCACCGGGCAGTTGACGACGTGGGGCATGAGCCAGGCGGCGTTCACCACGGAACTCATAGCGAGTGAACTGGTCACCAACGCCATCCGCTACGCCAAGCCGCCCCTGAACCTGCGCCTCATCCGCAGTCACGTCCTGACGTGCGAGGTCTCCGACGGCAGCAGCACCTCTCCGCGGCTGCGGCATGCCCGCATCACCGACGAGGGCGGCCGGGGGCTGCTGCTCGCCGCCAGGTTCTCCGAGCGCTGGGGGACCCGGTACACCGACGACGGCAAGACCGTGTGGGTGGAGCAGAGCATTCCCGAGCTCCATCGAGCGGGGGATGCAGTGCGCGGTCCGGGCGTGCGGTCATGA
- a CDS encoding FAD-dependent oxidoreductase has product MVSDDGLTVATEDDSIFPKLPEDQVDSVRSYGKVERLEPGQILYSRGTTDFDFYLVLDGTIDIYQDGSPGDSPQDRIITVYTGGQFTGELSLLNRQKSLVEAVAREECTVIRLRPSQLRRLIANEPKPARVILRAFILRRLRYIRMGLGTVLLAGPAASSDMLRIRSFLERNDYPVRQVSPGDPDSDEVLGDYGVDSTVRWPLVICKPGSFMQNPTTSEIAACLGLRETISDVGTVDVAVVGAGPAGLAAAVYAASEGLSTVVCESTAPGGQAGTSSMIENYLGFPLGISGHDLAARAQVQARKFGARIALPRTVEKIDCSRSPYLLRLSDGEVLAARTVVVATGAHYRRLDLPELPRFEGNGVHYAATALEGSFCVDEDVFVVGGANSAGQAAVFLSQSAAHVHILVRAQALSSSMSQYLLTRIEASPKISVHPRSEITELRGDEHLKAVRWRDSLSGDMKVSPTSSAFLMLGAVPNTGWLDGSLETDAKGFIRVGADVSDTSGFPPGRLPSGMESSVPGVFAVGDVRSGSVKRVASAVGEGSMVVSAVHLALADMG; this is encoded by the coding sequence ATGGTGAGCGACGATGGACTGACGGTAGCGACGGAGGACGACAGCATTTTCCCGAAGCTGCCCGAAGACCAAGTGGACAGCGTGCGGTCTTACGGGAAAGTGGAACGCCTGGAGCCGGGCCAGATCCTCTACAGTCGCGGTACGACGGATTTCGACTTCTATCTGGTCCTGGACGGAACAATTGATATCTACCAGGACGGCAGCCCCGGCGACTCGCCCCAGGACCGAATAATCACCGTCTACACCGGTGGGCAATTCACGGGAGAACTGTCACTGCTGAATCGGCAGAAGTCGCTCGTGGAGGCGGTGGCACGCGAAGAGTGCACGGTCATCCGTCTTCGGCCGTCGCAGCTGAGGCGGTTGATCGCCAATGAGCCGAAGCCGGCTCGCGTCATTCTGCGGGCATTCATCCTGCGGCGCCTCAGATACATCCGCATGGGTCTCGGCACCGTCCTGCTGGCCGGGCCCGCCGCTTCCAGCGACATGCTGCGGATCCGCAGCTTCCTGGAACGCAACGACTACCCCGTACGCCAGGTCAGTCCCGGAGACCCTGATTCCGACGAGGTACTGGGCGACTACGGAGTGGACAGTACGGTTCGCTGGCCGCTGGTGATCTGCAAGCCGGGCTCGTTCATGCAGAACCCGACGACTTCCGAGATCGCGGCCTGCCTCGGCCTGAGGGAGACGATCAGCGACGTCGGCACGGTGGACGTGGCGGTGGTCGGTGCGGGGCCGGCGGGCCTGGCCGCTGCCGTCTACGCGGCGTCCGAAGGACTCAGTACGGTCGTCTGCGAGTCCACGGCGCCCGGAGGCCAGGCCGGCACCTCTTCCATGATCGAGAACTATCTCGGGTTCCCCCTCGGTATCAGCGGGCACGATCTGGCCGCTCGCGCCCAGGTCCAGGCGAGGAAGTTCGGCGCGCGCATCGCGCTGCCCCGCACCGTGGAGAAGATCGATTGCAGCCGGTCTCCGTATCTGCTCCGGTTGAGCGACGGTGAGGTGCTTGCGGCTCGTACCGTCGTCGTCGCCACCGGCGCGCACTACCGGCGCCTCGACCTGCCGGAACTCCCGCGCTTCGAGGGGAACGGCGTGCACTACGCCGCCACCGCCCTGGAAGGATCCTTCTGTGTGGACGAGGACGTGTTCGTGGTCGGCGGGGCCAACTCCGCCGGACAGGCAGCGGTCTTCCTGTCGCAGAGCGCGGCCCATGTGCACATACTCGTCCGCGCCCAGGCCCTCTCCAGCTCCATGTCCCAGTACCTCCTGACCCGTATCGAGGCCTCGCCAAAGATTTCCGTGCACCCTCGCAGCGAGATCACCGAACTGCGCGGCGACGAACATCTGAAGGCGGTGCGGTGGCGGGACTCCCTCAGCGGCGACATGAAGGTGAGCCCCACGTCCAGCGCCTTCCTGATGCTGGGGGCCGTTCCGAACACGGGGTGGCTGGACGGCAGCCTGGAAACCGACGCCAAGGGCTTCATACGTGTGGGCGCCGACGTGTCCGACACATCCGGCTTCCCTCCGGGGCGCCTGCCGAGCGGAATGGAGTCGAGCGTCCCGGGAGTGTTCGCGGTGGGCGACGTCCGCTCGGGCTCGGTGAAGCGGGTCGCGTCCGCCGTCGGAGAGGGCTCCATGGTGGTGTCCGCCGTCCATCTCGCACTTGCCGACATGGGATGA
- a CDS encoding scabin-related ADP-ribosyltransferase: MRAQWGERRKRSGAEVQRSVRAFGSADRDELLLRLQRAAGNTAVTRAIQGARYAGNGSSPSVQRVSLQSTAQDFSDVEDTLASDSDSDGGYESMADLDQARRQYPGRLTTDRAQPAAGFGRSRYGIHPADLPTLRHDKQGRQAPRIAYRADSEPLYRWDTRTPDAIFPEGFKSWNVKLPNSLRSYQKTLKESRRSALVSATRSNDGYIPEWAIRQDGLALRYTIRAPGGMDLVESLGTVAFHQQQEVAFWKGIRPEFIEGVDIYRVTGTGANRSQTHLQSMPNPRFGVPQRDPDAMDVDS, encoded by the coding sequence ATGCGCGCCCAGTGGGGTGAGCGAAGGAAGCGGTCCGGCGCGGAGGTGCAGCGGTCCGTCCGTGCCTTTGGCTCCGCCGACCGGGACGAACTCCTTCTCCGACTGCAACGCGCGGCCGGCAACACCGCCGTGACGCGGGCCATCCAGGGGGCTCGGTATGCAGGCAACGGGAGTTCGCCCTCTGTGCAGCGGGTGTCACTTCAGTCGACAGCCCAGGACTTCTCCGACGTCGAAGACACCCTCGCCAGCGATTCTGATTCCGACGGCGGGTACGAGAGCATGGCCGACCTGGACCAGGCGCGACGCCAGTACCCCGGCCGCCTGACCACGGACCGGGCCCAGCCCGCGGCGGGTTTCGGGCGCAGCCGCTACGGAATCCATCCGGCCGATCTCCCCACCCTGCGTCACGACAAGCAGGGCCGACAGGCACCACGTATCGCGTACCGAGCCGACAGTGAACCGCTGTACCGATGGGACACCCGCACGCCGGACGCGATCTTCCCCGAGGGCTTCAAGTCGTGGAACGTGAAGCTTCCGAACAGCTTGAGGTCCTATCAGAAGACGCTCAAGGAGTCGCGTCGGTCCGCCCTGGTCAGCGCCACCCGTTCGAATGACGGATACATCCCCGAGTGGGCCATCCGCCAGGATGGACTCGCACTCCGCTACACGATCAGAGCACCAGGCGGCATGGACCTGGTCGAAAGCCTCGGGACCGTGGCCTTCCATCAACAACAGGAGGTCGCCTTCTGGAAGGGCATCAGGCCGGAATTCATCGAGGGCGTCGATATCTACCGTGTCACCGGGACCGGCGCGAACCGGTCCCAGACGCACCTCCAGTCCATGCCCAATCCCCGATTCGGGGTTCCGCAGCGTGATCCCGACGCCATGGACGTCGACTCGTAG
- a CDS encoding SpoIIE family protein phosphatase yields MSSAASGPAGDWDDLATLFRGLVQDAGASGGMLFLLPPGEPVLQLAMLYGSPWGIAAPWSRIRMEESIPAAEAARERRLVWVGSSEEMALNYPRLALVVPDHTVAASPIIVGDAVLGTVCLLWPSSHSTHLRREESEVLDTFCRQAGLVLQRGAKSGDPLLPGIRPVLLEPVRLRTPDRAEALAAYDFAVRLPGAVSLDLEGRITFLNDTAADLLGAPAVDLLDACPWERLQWLGDPTFEDRFRDTVISRRPTHFTARRSPDLRLSFQLYPDDTGVSVHIVPFRTASSAGTEQPVRSLAEPPEATTIYHLMHLAASLTETVRVEDVADKVGDQLLPAFGAAGLALMTADDGRLRVVGHQGYSAAFMARFDGESLAAGSPPARALTSHRPLFFTSFAEFKRAYPDAVRYGDRDAWAFLPLLICGRPVGILVLSYDQARHFPPTERNLLVSVAGLIAQALDRARLYDAKDNLARTLQNGLLPHRLPDVPGLRTAARYLPAGHGMDVGGDFYDLIRCGPASAAAAIGDVQGHNVQAAALMGQLRTAVHTQAMAGMRPDELLARTNQVMYDFDSGLFASCLYVHLDLAGGSARLATAGHLPPLLRHPDRRTEILELPAGPLLGVTADAEYSTVEIPLPPGTTIALYTDGLVEVPGADINRAIVSLADRFARARDDDLEALIDTLLHHGLRSVPRTDDIAMLLIHTAT; encoded by the coding sequence GTGTCTTCTGCTGCCTCCGGTCCCGCTGGGGACTGGGACGACCTGGCCACCCTCTTCCGCGGTCTGGTCCAGGACGCCGGTGCCTCGGGGGGCATGCTGTTCCTCCTGCCGCCGGGGGAACCGGTTCTTCAGTTGGCGATGCTCTACGGGTCCCCCTGGGGCATCGCCGCCCCGTGGTCCCGGATCAGGATGGAGGAGTCGATCCCCGCGGCCGAAGCGGCGCGGGAGAGGCGCCTGGTCTGGGTCGGCAGCTCCGAGGAGATGGCCCTCAACTATCCGAGGCTCGCTCTTGTGGTGCCCGACCACACCGTGGCCGCGTCTCCGATCATCGTCGGTGACGCCGTTCTCGGTACGGTCTGCCTGCTGTGGCCGTCGTCGCACTCCACGCACCTGCGCCGGGAGGAGAGCGAAGTCCTCGACACCTTCTGCCGGCAGGCGGGCCTCGTGCTTCAGCGCGGGGCGAAGAGCGGTGACCCGCTCCTTCCCGGGATCCGGCCGGTGCTTCTGGAACCGGTACGTCTGCGCACTCCGGACCGGGCCGAGGCCCTGGCCGCCTACGACTTCGCCGTCCGTCTGCCCGGCGCCGTGTCACTGGACCTGGAAGGCCGGATCACCTTCCTGAACGACACGGCGGCCGACCTGCTCGGCGCGCCCGCCGTCGACCTGCTGGACGCCTGCCCGTGGGAGCGCCTGCAGTGGCTCGGCGATCCCACCTTCGAGGACCGATTCCGCGACACCGTCATCAGCCGCCGGCCCACCCATTTCACCGCCCGGCGCTCACCGGATCTGAGACTGTCCTTCCAGCTCTACCCCGATGACACCGGCGTCAGTGTCCATATCGTTCCCTTCCGGACCGCATCGTCCGCCGGGACCGAGCAACCCGTTCGATCCCTCGCGGAGCCACCGGAAGCCACCACGATCTACCACCTCATGCATCTGGCGGCGAGCCTCACCGAGACGGTGCGGGTCGAAGACGTCGCGGACAAGGTCGGGGACCAGCTCCTGCCGGCCTTCGGCGCGGCGGGCCTCGCCCTGATGACGGCGGACGACGGACGGCTGCGGGTCGTCGGCCACCAGGGATACAGCGCGGCCTTCATGGCCCGCTTCGACGGCGAGTCCCTGGCGGCCGGCAGTCCGCCCGCGCGAGCGCTGACCAGTCACAGGCCCCTGTTCTTCACCAGCTTCGCCGAGTTCAAGCGCGCCTACCCGGACGCCGTCCGTTACGGCGACAGGGACGCGTGGGCGTTCCTGCCGCTGCTCATCTGCGGTCGTCCCGTCGGGATCCTGGTGCTGTCCTACGATCAGGCGCGGCACTTCCCGCCGACGGAGCGCAACCTCCTCGTGTCCGTGGCGGGACTGATCGCCCAGGCGCTGGACAGGGCCCGCCTCTACGACGCCAAGGACAATCTGGCGCGCACCCTTCAGAACGGACTTCTGCCCCACAGGCTGCCCGACGTCCCAGGACTGAGGACCGCCGCCCGCTATCTCCCCGCCGGACACGGCATGGATGTCGGCGGTGACTTCTACGACCTCATCCGCTGCGGCCCCGCCAGTGCCGCGGCGGCCATCGGCGACGTCCAGGGCCACAACGTCCAGGCCGCCGCCCTCATGGGCCAACTCCGCACCGCCGTCCACACACAGGCCATGGCGGGCATGCGGCCCGACGAACTCCTGGCCCGCACCAACCAGGTGATGTACGACTTCGATTCGGGACTGTTTGCGAGCTGCCTCTACGTACATCTCGACCTGGCCGGCGGCAGCGCCCGTCTGGCCACGGCCGGCCACCTGCCACCCCTGCTGCGCCACCCCGACCGCCGCACCGAGATCCTCGAACTTCCCGCGGGCCCGCTGCTCGGCGTCACCGCGGACGCGGAGTACTCCACCGTGGAGATCCCGCTGCCCCCGGGCACCACGATCGCCCTGTACACCGATGGCCTCGTCGAAGTACCCGGCGCCGATATCAACCGTGCCATCGTGTCCCTCGCCGACCGATTCGCCCGGGCGCGGGACGACGACCTGGAAGCGCTCATCGACACGCTCCTGCACCACGGCCTGCGCAGCGTCCCGCGTACCGACGACATCGCCATGCTCCTGATCCACACGGCGACGTGA